DNA from Streptococcus parasuis:
AAAACGCTACCGCTTCTAGCCTTATGTGGTCTCTTCTTCGGATGTCAGAAGATACAATGGGAGTGGACAAATCAATGGGCTCCAGAGCAAGTGACAACTGTGCAGGTTATTCCTGATACCATTGATGTCAACGGAGACAGTCTATCTTTTCGTGGTCGGGCTGAAGGTCAAGTTTTTCAGGTTTTCTATAAACTTGCAAGTCAGGAAGAACAAACCTACTTTCAGGAGCTTACGGACTTGGTGCAGTTAGAGGTAGATGCAGAAGTTAGCCAACCAGCAGGTCAACGTAATTTCAATGGTTTTGATTATCAGGCTTATCTCAAAACCCAGGGCATCTATCGGACAGTAAAAATAAGTACTATTAACAATATTCTCCCTATTCATTCCTGGAATATCTTTGACTGGTTGTCAAGCTGGCGGAGGCAGGCTCTCGTTTATATCAAATCTCATTTTCCTGCTCCCATGAGCCACTACATGACTGGATTACTATTGGGAGAGTTAGATAGTGACTTTGACCAAATGAGTGACCTCTATTCTAGTCTAGGGATCATTCATCTTTTTGCCCTGTCTGGGATGCAGGTTGGTTTTTTCATTGACAAATTTCGCTGGCTTTTATTGCGTTTGGGTTTAACCAAGGAAACTGTCGATAAGCTTCAAATTCCGTTTTCTCTTGTTTATGCAGGATTGACAGGATTTTCAGTCTCAGTCGTGCGGTCCTTAGTCCAGAAAATTCTGGGTAATCTTGGGCTACGAAAATTGGATAATTTTGCAGCAACTGTCTTTGTTTGTCTCTTGTTTATGCCACGTTTTCTTCTGACAGCAGGAGGTGTGCTGACATTTACCTATGCTTTGTTATTGACAGTCTTTGATTTTGAAGAGCTAGGGCAGCTAAAGAAGATAGCAGTGGAGAGTCTGAGTATTTCTCTTGGAATTTTACCGGTCTTGATGTCCTATTTTTTTGCCTTTCAGCCCTTATCTATCCTTTTAACGTTTGTTTTTTCCTTCGTTTTTGATGTGTTGTTGTTACCTGGGCTATCTGTTATTCTTTTACTATCGCCCTTCATTAAAATTACGTGGGTCAACGGATTCTTTATCCTTATGGAAAAGATTATTGTTTGGGTGGCAGAATTGGGGATTCGACCTTGGATTTTAGGAAAACCTACGGGCCTTGTCTTTTTGCTCTTGCTGGGCTGCCTTTTCTTGCTTTATGATTTTCACAGAGAGAAGAAATGGCTCCTTGGATTGAGTCTGGTCCTTGCTCTGCTATTTTTCATAACCAAGCACCCACTGGAAAATGAGGTAACGGTGGTAGACGTAGGGCAGGGGGATAGTATCTTTTTGCGGGACATGCGGGGGCGGACGGTTCTGATTGATGTAGGTGGTCGGGTTGACTTTGTTGCAAAGGAAGCTTGGCGGGAGCGGTCTAGGGAAGCAAATGCGGAGCGAACTCTGATTCCTTACCTGCATAGTCGAGGTGTTGATCGGATTGATGATTTGGTTCTGACCCATACCGATGCAGATCATGTGGGTGATGTGCTAGAAGTGGCTAAGCAGATTCAAATAGGTAAGATTTACGTTTCTCCAGGTAGTTTGACTGTACCAGATTTTGTTGCGACTTTGAGGAAAATAAATGTCCCTGTTCATGTTGTAAATCCTGGAGATCGATTGCCCATTTTTGATTCCTATCTAGAAGTTCTATATCCCAATGGAATTGGAGATGGAGGCAATAATGACTCAATTGTACTCTATGGTCGTTTGTTAAAAACGAATTTCCTCTTTACCGGTGACTTGGAGCAAGGGGAATTAGATTTAATCACTTCTTATCCGCAGCTACCAGTCGATGTGCTGAAAGCAGGTCACCATGGCTCCAAGGGC
Protein-coding regions in this window:
- a CDS encoding DNA internalization-related competence protein ComEC/Rec2, with protein sequence MSRLIRLPCQPIHFAVLAVLTYFAVHSFSLLTMSLLSLLLAVFGFRQGKVVFIKTLPLLALCGLFFGCQKIQWEWTNQWAPEQVTTVQVIPDTIDVNGDSLSFRGRAEGQVFQVFYKLASQEEQTYFQELTDLVQLEVDAEVSQPAGQRNFNGFDYQAYLKTQGIYRTVKISTINNILPIHSWNIFDWLSSWRRQALVYIKSHFPAPMSHYMTGLLLGELDSDFDQMSDLYSSLGIIHLFALSGMQVGFFIDKFRWLLLRLGLTKETVDKLQIPFSLVYAGLTGFSVSVVRSLVQKILGNLGLRKLDNFAATVFVCLLFMPRFLLTAGGVLTFTYALLLTVFDFEELGQLKKIAVESLSISLGILPVLMSYFFAFQPLSILLTFVFSFVFDVLLLPGLSVILLLSPFIKITWVNGFFILMEKIIVWVAELGIRPWILGKPTGLVFLLLLGCLFLLYDFHREKKWLLGLSLVLALLFFITKHPLENEVTVVDVGQGDSIFLRDMRGRTVLIDVGGRVDFVAKEAWRERSREANAERTLIPYLHSRGVDRIDDLVLTHTDADHVGDVLEVAKQIQIGKIYVSPGSLTVPDFVATLRKINVPVHVVNPGDRLPIFDSYLEVLYPNGIGDGGNNDSIVLYGRLLKTNFLFTGDLEQGELDLITSYPQLPVDVLKAGHHGSKGSSYPEFLAHIGAKIALISAGENNRYQHPHQETLERFDSQNMQVYRTDLQGAIRFRGWKQWSIETVKE